The Triticum aestivum cultivar Chinese Spring chromosome 3A, IWGSC CS RefSeq v2.1, whole genome shotgun sequence genome includes a region encoding these proteins:
- the LOC123059021 gene encoding probable histone acetyltransferase HAC-like 1, producing MNRLGGSGIGGADVPPLQHQRREDVMGLGDPMLVTLRNNYRQRIMEHARWEVTARLYEGKRVPADWQRGLPELARRVEKVLFEKHPNKWEYYNMTNGPVEPHFEFAVTSLAQIQRQRASSTAYAHGGMIPAPGVTQGDTSNELVNTLLSLGINSSDDLSKVSNSNLAIRAPVKKEVSEEPKFSCPFCFDELVDASSTICGHIFCHKCIKFSVQAQNRCPACWRGLTMNSFHRVYLPATMD from the exons ATGAATCGGTTGGGCGGCAGTGGCATTGGCGGCGCCGATGTGCCACCGCTGCAGCATCAGCGGAGGGAGGATGTGATGGGCCTTGGCGATCCCATGCTAGTGACGCTGCGCAACAATTACCGCCAGAGGAT AATGGAGCATGCACGATGGGAGGTAACTGCGAGATTATATGAAGGAAAGAGGGTACCTGCTGACTGGCAGCGGGGGCTGCCGGAACTTGCTAGGCGGGTCGAGAAAGTCTTGTTTGAGAAACACCCAAACAAG TGGGAGTACTACAACATGACGAATGGACCAGTTGAGCCACATTTCGAGTTTGCTGTGACCTCGCTTGCTCAGATTCAGAGGCAGAGAGCATCTTCCACTGCGTATGCTCATGGGGGCATGATACCGGCACCTGGTGTCACGCAAG GGGATACCTCCAACGAGCTTGTGAACACACTACTATCTCTGGGGATAAACTCTAGCGATGACCTCTCAAAAGTGTCGAACAGCAACTTG GCAATCCGTGCACCTGTTAAGAAGGAGGTCTCAGAGGAACCAAAGTTCAGCTGTCCATTCTGCTTCGACGAGCTGGTCGATGCGTCATCAACTATCTGCGGCCACATCTTCTGCCACAAGTGCATCAAGTTCTCCGTCCAGGCTCAGAACAGGTGCCCTGCCTGCTGGAGGGGACTCACCATGAACAGCTTCCACCGCGTCTACCTCCCTGCTACCATGGACTAA